A single region of the Brachypodium distachyon strain Bd21 chromosome 3, Brachypodium_distachyon_v3.0, whole genome shotgun sequence genome encodes:
- the LOC100824609 gene encoding ent-cassadiene C2-hydroxylase has protein sequence MEAEKVLLALAVCSLLVILSKKLKQGLTKPELKLPPGPWTLPLLGSVHHLVSSQGGMYRAMSVLSEKHGPLMQLWLGEVPTVVASSPEAAREILKTSDLTFATRHLNATTRTATFDASDLVFAPYGDRWRQLRKICVLELLSVARVQALRRVREEEAALLVARIAASASSGEPVCLTRSIANFINDTIVRESIGARCKYQDEYLRAFDTLVRQTSSLTAADLFPSSRIMQALGAAPRNARVCRDEMERIIEQIIKERLEEKAAEKDDDGSEKAHGSGDFLDVMLRLQKQNGSITNRDILILLFDMFGAGSETSSTTLNWTMAELMRTPRVMAKAQAELRDAFQGKTSITEEDVAKLSYLKLVLKEALRLHCPLPLLLPRECRESCTVMGYDVPKGTAVLVNAWAICRDPKVWDRPEEFRPERFEADGAVDFKGTNYEFLPFGSGRRMCPGANLGIANMEVALASLLYHFDWKLPDGARAEDMDMSEAAGMVASKRAKLYLCPTVRVAPGPGPCSA, from the exons ATGGAGGCAGAGAAGGTGCTACTCGCTCTGGCCGTGTGCTCGCTCTTGGTCATCCTCTCCAAGAAGCTCAAACAAGGATTAACGAAGCCCGAGCTCAAGCTGCCGCCTGGCCCATGgacgctgccgctgctgggcAGCGTGCACCACCTGGTGAGCAGCCAGGGCGGCATGTACCGCGCCATGAGCGTGCTCTCGGAGAAGCACGGGCCCCTGATGCAGCTGTGGCTGGGCGAGGTGCCCACGGTGGtggcctcgtcgccggaggcCGCGCGGGAGATCCTCAAGACGTCCGACCTGACCTTCGCCACGCGTCACCTCAACGCCACGACCCGGACGGCCACCTTCGACGCCAGCGACCTCGTCTTCGCGCCCTACGGCGACCGCTGGCGCCAGCTCCGCAAGATCTGCGTGCTGGAGCTGCTCAGCGTGGCCCGCGTGCAGGCGCTCCGCCGcgtccgggaggaggaggccgcgctcctcgtggcgcgcATCGCCGCGTCCGCGTCCAGCGGCGAGCCCGTGTGCCTGACGAGGAGCATCGCCAACTTCATCAATGATACCATCGTGAGGGAGTCCATCGGCGCGCGGTGCAAGTACCAGGACGAGTATCTCAGGGCATTCGACACGCTGGTCCGCCAGACGTCCTCGCTCACGGCCGCCGACCTGTTCCCGTCGTCCAGGATCATGCAGGCGCTCGGCGCCGCGCCACGCAACGCCAGAGTCTGCCGGGACGAGATGGAGCGCATCATCGAGCAGATCATCAAAGAGCGGCTGGAAGAAAAGGCCGCCGAAAAGGACGACGACGGCTCCGAAAAAGCTCACGGTAGTGGGGACTTCCTCGACGTCATGCTCCGGCTCCAGAAGCAGAACGGCTCCATCACCAACCGCGacatcctcatcctcctcttc GATATGTTTGGGGCCGGCAGCGAGACGTCGTCGACGACGCTGAACTGGACGATGGCGGAGCTGATGCGGACGCCGAGGGTGATGGCGAAGGCGCAGGCGGAGCTCCGGGACGCCTTCCAGGGCAAGACAAGCATCACGGAGGAGGACGTGGCCAAGCTGAGCTACCTGAAGCTGGTGCTCAAGGAAGCGCTCCGGCTCCACTGCCCGCTGCCGCTCCTCCTGCCACGGGAGTGCCGGGAGAGCTGCACGGTGATGGGGTACGACGTGCCCAAGGGCACGGCGGTGCTGGTGAACGCGTGGGCCATCTGCAGGGACCCCAAGGTGTGGGACCGGCCCGAGGAGTTCAGGCCGGAGCGGTTCGAGGCCGACGGCGCCGTCGACTTCAAGGGGACCAACTACGAGTTCCTGCCGTTCGGGTCCGGGAGACGGATGTGCCCGGGTGCCAACCTCGGGATCGCCAACATGGAGGTCGCGCTCGCCAGCCTCCTCTACCACTTTGACTGGAAGCTGCCGGACGGTGCCAGGGCGGAGGACATGGACATGTCGGAGGCGGCCGGGATGGTCGCCAGCAAACGCGCCAAGCTCTATCTCTGCCCCACCGTTCGGGTTGCTCCCGGGCCCGGGCCCTGCAGTGCGTGA
- the LOC100824919 gene encoding preprotein translocase subunit SECE1 yields the protein MATTPFCRPVQSHCASLPLHRRLSCLFAPARSSPTARPSLSTLGSPALSFCRSISVRRRLAAASKDTASDKGQEQEPSMAAGEALKSGVDETASGEKTPEEVAAELKELMRARKEAEVAAGSTGAGAGWWDGVVQEMSEIEWPAPGKVLGTTGVVLGIIAGSTAALLSVNAILAELSDRVFAGRGLQDFF from the coding sequence ATGGCGACCACCCCGTTCTGCCGCCCGGTCCAATCCCACtgcgcctccctccctctgcaCCGGCGGCTCTCCTGCCTCTTCGCCCCAGCCCGGTCCAGTCCCACCGCGCGCCCCTCCCTCTCCACTCTCGGCTCTCCCGCCCTCTCTTTCTGCCGCTCCATCTCCGTCCGCCGACGTCTCGCCGCCGCATCCAAGGACACCGCCAGCGACAAGGGGCAGGAACAAGAaccgtccatggcggcgggcgAAGCTTTGAAGTCCGGAGTGGATGAAACGGCGTCCGGAGAAAAGACCcccgaggaggtggcggcggagctgAAGGAGCTGATGCGTGCGCGGAAGGAGGCGGAGGTCGCCGCAggcagcaccggcgccggtgctggGTGGTGGGATGGGGTGGTGCAGGAGATGTCGGAGATCGAGTGGCCGGCGCCCGGGAAGGTACTGGGCACCACGGGGGTCGTCCTCGGCATCATCGCGGGATCCACGGCCGCGCTGCTCTCCGTGAACGCGATCCTCGCGGAGCTCTCCGACCGCGTTTTCGCCGGTCGGGGCCTCCAAGACTTCTTCTAA